One Bdellovibrio bacteriovorus str. Tiberius DNA segment encodes these proteins:
- the rpsT gene encoding 30S ribosomal protein S20 codes for MANHKSAAKRARQSIRKTAVNNARKSTVKTAEKKLVKAIEAKDLKALPELLKNFSSQVMKAAKTGVIKKETASRKISRLSTRASATK; via the coding sequence TTGGCAAATCATAAGTCTGCAGCAAAAAGAGCTCGTCAGTCTATCCGTAAAACTGCTGTTAACAATGCTCGTAAAAGCACTGTAAAAACCGCTGAGAAAAAACTTGTTAAAGCTATCGAAGCGAAAGATCTGAAAGCTCTTCCTGAATTGTTGAAGAACTTCTCTTCTCAAGTAATGAAAGCTGCAAAAACTGGCGTTATCAAGAAAGAAACTGCATCCCGCAAGATCAGCCGTCTTTCTACTCGCGCTTCTGCAACGAAGTAA
- the holA gene encoding DNA polymerase III subunit delta — protein MALIDAQKFYRDLEKGQTAPLYFLFGEEPYLLNQSVERFKYSVLTEGAVDFNYSLFYASDADVVSVRDAVETLPMMAQRRLVILKEAQELTDKEWAELEALFESPVDSTVFVILASRVDKRKKQIRLLLDKADCVEFKKPYENQIPSWINYIAQSLGLTISNDAILLLHKLVGHHLTEIEGELKKLGEFVGERRIEVADVAQAVSRSKEENVFDFTKAIGENDRVKALELLVHLLDQGQNEIGIVSLVARHVRILLTLKRGMEEGLHGAKLAHFAQVPPYFLESYLDQARLWTAKKLEQTLVVLSETDKALKSSPLSSHIWLENLVLKTCGTQYAM, from the coding sequence GTGGCACTCATCGATGCGCAGAAATTTTATCGCGATCTTGAAAAAGGTCAGACTGCGCCATTGTATTTCCTTTTCGGTGAAGAGCCTTACCTGTTGAACCAATCCGTTGAGCGTTTCAAGTACTCTGTCCTGACTGAAGGGGCGGTGGATTTCAATTACAGCCTGTTCTATGCCTCTGATGCCGATGTGGTGTCCGTGCGTGATGCCGTTGAAACTTTGCCGATGATGGCTCAGCGTCGTCTGGTGATCTTGAAAGAAGCTCAGGAACTTACCGACAAGGAATGGGCCGAGCTTGAGGCCCTGTTTGAATCCCCGGTGGACAGCACCGTTTTTGTGATTCTGGCGTCCCGCGTGGACAAGCGTAAAAAACAGATCCGTCTTTTGCTCGACAAAGCCGACTGTGTTGAATTCAAAAAGCCTTACGAAAATCAGATTCCTTCCTGGATCAACTACATCGCCCAGTCCCTGGGTTTGACGATCAGTAACGATGCCATCCTGCTTTTGCATAAGCTGGTGGGGCATCACCTGACGGAAATCGAAGGGGAGCTTAAGAAGCTGGGCGAATTCGTGGGCGAGCGCCGTATTGAAGTGGCAGACGTGGCTCAGGCTGTGTCTCGCTCCAAGGAAGAAAACGTTTTTGATTTTACCAAGGCCATCGGCGAAAACGACCGTGTAAAGGCGCTGGAGCTTTTGGTTCACTTGCTGGATCAGGGGCAGAACGAGATCGGGATCGTGTCTTTGGTGGCCCGCCACGTGCGTATCCTGCTGACTTTGAAGCGGGGAATGGAAGAAGGCCTGCATGGAGCGAAGCTTGCGCATTTCGCTCAGGTGCCGCCTTATTTCCTGGAAAGCTATCTGGATCAGGCCCGACTTTGGACTGCTAAAAAGCTGGAACAAACCCTGGTGGTTCTGTCTGAGACAGACAAGGCTTTGAAGTCCTCACCATTGTCCAGTCACATCTGGCTGGAAAACCTGGTTTTAAAGACCTGCGGCACTCAATACGCCATGTGA
- a CDS encoding PilZ domain-containing protein, translating into MNKANSAFEDKGYFRRQYPRRAMKRKIGILCDGTYFVCESGEIGEGGMSIVTDYVLTEGHEVVVSFQVPGGDFVFLRGVVRSTQKKEGDHKVTHGLSFNQIAFSTKRQIRAFVSARTQSELN; encoded by the coding sequence ATGAACAAAGCCAACTCTGCATTTGAAGATAAAGGTTATTTCCGCCGCCAGTATCCGCGTCGTGCGATGAAACGCAAGATCGGTATCCTGTGCGATGGGACTTACTTTGTCTGTGAATCCGGAGAAATCGGCGAGGGTGGTATGTCCATTGTCACCGATTACGTTCTGACCGAGGGCCACGAGGTGGTGGTCAGTTTCCAGGTGCCGGGTGGGGACTTTGTCTTCCTTCGCGGCGTGGTTCGTTCGACGCAAAAAAAAGAGGGTGACCATAAAGTCACCCACGGATTGAGCTTCAATCAGATCGCGTTTTCTACAAAACGACAAATTCGCGCCTTTGTATCAGCGCGAACCCAATCAGAGTTGAATTAA
- the murJ gene encoding murein biosynthesis integral membrane protein MurJ produces MGLFRDIALGALFDRAVTDAWTAAFRIPNLFRRLFGEGSLAVSFIPVFMQTQSEDPTGQRSRNLANAFYSLLLVILGVLTLLGIVYVEPLFRLILSSEYALDAAKWELTLRMGRIMFGFVFFVCTYAFYMGILNALGSFGLPAVAPALLNVSMLVFTFMPPQWFPVHGDGLAWGVLIGGLLQALLLAVALKQRNYLPRLQTMMWTPEVKTVVRGMLPGLIGMGLLQFSTLVNLYFASSLPEGSISYIYWADRLLELPLSLISVSIGAALLPSLSDFASRGLKEKFQETAEESFLMNLFLAWPAALGLYILAEPIIEVLFLRGKFTAQDVQMTAAILRIYAVSLLLVSCSRVLMPLYYSVKNTKVPMVLALVSLAVHVALAPVLMRQWGLEGLMISGVAAALINAVLLMGLLKKYSPGIRMSVLFRPALKFVLAGAGMVISLQAYELLMAQTGRGLQMLALFITILLAVVAYFSLAYVLGCEQISRIRRSSPP; encoded by the coding sequence TTGGGCCTTTTCCGGGATATTGCCCTGGGGGCTTTGTTCGACCGGGCGGTCACTGACGCGTGGACCGCGGCTTTCCGTATCCCTAATCTGTTCCGCCGCCTGTTCGGGGAAGGCTCCCTGGCTGTGAGTTTTATTCCCGTTTTCATGCAAACTCAATCGGAAGATCCCACCGGTCAGCGGTCCCGAAACCTGGCAAATGCCTTTTATTCGCTGCTTTTGGTGATTTTAGGGGTTTTGACCCTGCTGGGTATTGTCTACGTCGAGCCGCTTTTTCGTCTGATTCTTTCTTCAGAGTACGCTCTGGATGCCGCCAAGTGGGAACTGACCCTGCGTATGGGGCGGATCATGTTTGGGTTTGTCTTCTTCGTCTGCACTTATGCCTTCTATATGGGGATTTTGAACGCCCTGGGCAGTTTCGGGCTGCCCGCTGTGGCCCCAGCGCTTTTAAATGTGTCTATGCTGGTCTTCACCTTTATGCCGCCGCAGTGGTTTCCCGTGCATGGGGATGGTTTGGCGTGGGGCGTGCTGATCGGGGGGCTGTTGCAGGCGCTGCTGTTGGCGGTGGCTTTAAAACAGCGAAACTATCTGCCGCGATTGCAGACGATGATGTGGACCCCGGAAGTAAAAACCGTGGTGCGGGGAATGCTGCCGGGGTTGATCGGTATGGGGCTTTTGCAGTTTTCAACACTGGTGAATCTGTACTTTGCCAGCTCCCTTCCGGAAGGGTCGATTTCTTATATCTATTGGGCGGACCGATTGCTGGAGCTTCCGTTGTCGTTGATTTCCGTCAGCATCGGGGCGGCGCTTTTGCCTAGCTTAAGTGATTTCGCCAGTCGGGGACTGAAAGAAAAATTCCAGGAAACGGCCGAAGAAAGCTTCCTGATGAATCTGTTTCTGGCGTGGCCGGCGGCACTGGGGCTTTATATCCTGGCTGAACCGATCATTGAGGTTCTTTTCCTGCGGGGCAAGTTCACCGCGCAGGACGTGCAGATGACGGCGGCGATCTTGCGTATCTATGCTGTCAGTTTGTTGCTGGTGTCCTGCAGTCGGGTGTTGATGCCGCTTTATTATTCCGTCAAAAACACGAAAGTTCCCATGGTGCTGGCTTTGGTTTCATTGGCGGTGCATGTGGCGCTGGCTCCGGTGCTGATGCGACAGTGGGGGCTTGAAGGGCTGATGATTTCAGGTGTGGCGGCGGCATTAATAAATGCGGTACTGCTGATGGGACTTTTGAAAAAGTATTCCCCGGGAATCAGGATGTCTGTGCTGTTTCGTCCGGCATTGAAGTTTGTTCTGGCCGGGGCGGGGATGGTGATATCGCTGCAGGCTTACGAACTGCTGATGGCCCAAACAGGAAGAGGGCTGCAGATGCTGGCCCTCTTTATCACGATCCTGCTGGCGGTTGTCGCCTATTTCAGTCTGGCTTACGTTTTGGGTTGCGAGCAGATTTCTAGAATCCGTCGGTCGTCCCCACCTTAG